A genomic region of Trifolium pratense cultivar HEN17-A07 linkage group LG3, ARS_RC_1.1, whole genome shotgun sequence contains the following coding sequences:
- the LOC123915018 gene encoding uncharacterized protein LOC123915018, translating into MDFSKVAPPIFDGEDYDLWAVRMEAFLDALDLSETVEDDYDVSSLPKDPTAEQMKTHKERKTKRAKAKTCLFASVSQTVFIKIMTLKTPKEIWDYLKEEYKGDERIRSMQVMNLLREFELQRMKEDETIKTYADKLLGIANKVRLLGTQFSDSRIVEKLLVTVPERYEASIAALENTKDLSKITLPEVLHALHAQEQRRLMREERTIDGICLAKGFGKKYQHKPCPHCKKDNHSPKNCWWRPDAKCEKCGKLGHMMKVCTSQQQQGDVNIAHEQYEEDHELLLAISGFTTTNRQKNGSLTVVAQTI; encoded by the coding sequence ATGGATTTTTCAAAGGTTGCTCCTCCGATCTTTGATGGAGAAGACTATGATCTTTGGGCGGTGAGAATGGAGGCATTCTTAGATGCTCTAGATCTATCGGAAACTGTGGAGGATGATTACGATGTTTCTTCGTTACCAAAAGATCCCACAGCAGAACAGATGAAAActcataaagaaagaaaaaccaagAGGGCAAAGGCAAAGACTTGTTTGTTTGCAAGTGTCTCACAAACCGTCTTTATTAAAATCATGACTCTCAAAACACCAAAAGAAATTTGGGATTACCTAAAAGAAGAATATAAAGGAGATGAAAGGATTCGAAGCATGCAAGTTATGAATTTATTGAGAGAGTTCGAGTTGCAAAGAATGAAGGAGGATGAAACAATCAAGACATACGCTGATAAATTATTGGGTATTGCTAATAAGGTACGATTACTAGGCACTCAATTTTCTGATTCCAGAATTGTGGAAAAACTCCTTGTAACGGTACCTGAAAGATATGAAGCCTCTATAGCCGCCTTGGAGAACACAAAAGATTTGAGTAAAATCACTCTGCCAGAAGTGTTACATGCATTGCATgcacaagaacaaagaagacTTATGAGGGAAGAAAGAACTATAGATGGTATATGTCTAGCAAAAGGTTTTGGAAAGAAATACCAACACAAACCATGTCCTCATTGCAAAAAGGATAATCACTCACCAAAGAATTGTTGGTGGAGGCCTGATGCAAAATGTGAAAAATGTGGTAAATTAGGTCATATGATGAAGGTATGCacatcacaacaacaacaaggagATGTTAACATTGCTCATGAACAATATGAAGAAGACCATGAACTATTACTTGCAATCTCAGGTTTTACAACCACAAACCGTCAAAAGAATGGCTCATTGACAGTGGTTGCACAAACCATATGA